The following proteins are co-located in the Eriocheir sinensis breed Jianghai 21 chromosome 1, ASM2467909v1, whole genome shotgun sequence genome:
- the LOC126995874 gene encoding neogenin-like, producing MVWFTQLVGVAPQSHSRSTALPIHSVHPGGDLTNDLHENRVPDKPVGLKEPNMEFVISLRAFNNVGDGQPVYQQVRTQPEEEEVVAPTLDPAVWVKAVVLTPFTVVLQWADTMLSQNQYNSCTTFSSSSSSRFVNATDVTCLIDSLKPSTV from the exons ATGGTCTGGTTTACTCAGCTTGTAGGAGTGGCCCCGCAGTCG cactcacggtcaacggcactgcccatacactcagtccaccctggcggggacctcaccaatgacctccatgaaaacagggtcccagacaagccagttggtctgaagg aacccaacatggagtttgtgataagcctgcgagccttcaacaacgtgggtgacgggcaaccggtgtaccagcaagtccgcacccagccagaggaggaggaggtggtggcacccacgctggacccggcggtgtgggtgaaggccgtggtgctgacgcccttcaccgtggtgctgcagtgggcggacaccatgctgagccagaaccag tacaacagctgcaccaccttctcgtcctcatcctccagccgcttcgtcaacgccacggatgtgacctgcctcattgacagcctcaagccatcaacagtgtga